Proteins from one Bos taurus isolate L1 Dominette 01449 registration number 42190680 breed Hereford chromosome 7, ARS-UCD2.0, whole genome shotgun sequence genomic window:
- the LOC132345687 gene encoding olfactory receptor 7A10-like — MNCRISTMFTMLISEKTSHVILFLDSHIHHMEPGNDTKILEFLLLGFSEEPELQPLIFGLFLFMYLITVFGNLLIILAVSSDSHLHTPMYFFLSNLSFVDICFTSTTIPKMLQNIRTQSKVLTYEGCITQMYFFILFAVLDVFLLAVMAYDRFVAICHPLHYMVIMNPQLCGLLVLVSWMMSALNSLLQSVMVLRLSFCTYMEIPHFFCEINQLIQLACSDMFLNEILMYFAAAILGGGSLTGILYSYSKIVSSIQRISSAQGKYKAFFTCASHLSVVSLFYCTCLGVYLSSAATHSSHSSAIASVMYTVVTPMLNPFIYSLRNKDIKRALERINRKAGIKVLSVLGLKNYP; from the coding sequence ATGAACTGTAGAATTTCAACTAtgtttacaatgttaatttctgagAAAACTAGTCATGTTATTTTGTTTCTTGATAGTCACATTCACCACATGGAACCAGGGAATGATACAAAAATTTTggaatttcttcttctgggattttcAGAGGAACCAGAACTGCAGCCCCTCATATTTGGTCTGTTCCTCTTCATGTACCTGATCACTGTGTTTGGAAACCTGCTCATTATCCTGGCTGTCAGCTCagactcccacctccacacccccatgtacttcttcctctccaacctgtctTTTGTAGACATCTGTTTCACCTCCACAACCATCCCAAAGATGCTGCAGAACATAAGGACACAGAGCAAAGTACTAACCTATGAAGGCTGCATTACCCAGATGTATTTTTTCATACTCTTTGCAGTATTGGATGTGTTTCTTCTggctgtgatggcctatgaccgatTTGTAGCCATCTGTCACCCCCTGCACTACATGGTCATCATGAACCCCCAGCTCTGTGGTCTGCTGGTTCTGGTGTCCTGGATGATGAGTGCCCTGAATTCCTTGTTACAAAGTGTAATGGTGTTGAGATTGTCCTTCTGTACGTACATGGAAATCCCCCACTTTTTCTGTGAAATTAATCAGTTGATTCAACTTGCCTGTTCTGACATGTTTCTTAATGAGATATTGATGTATTTTGCAGCTGCAATATTGGGTGGTGGTTCCCTCACTGGGATTCTTTATTCATATTCCAAGATAGTTTCTTCAATACAAAGAATCTCATCAGCTCAGGGAAAGTATAAGGCATTTTTCACCTGTGCATCTCACCTCTCAGttgtctctttattttattgtacGTGTTTAGGAGTGTACCTTAGCTCTGCTGCTACCCACAGCTCACATTCAAGTGCAATCGCCTCAGTGATGTACACAgtggtcacacccatgctgaaccccttcatctatAGTCTACGGAACAAAGACATAAAGAGGGCTCTGGAAAGAATCAATAGAAAGGCAGGTATAAAAGTGTTATCTGTTCTGGGACTGAAGAACTACCCATGA